In Anomaloglossus baeobatrachus isolate aAnoBae1 chromosome 2, aAnoBae1.hap1, whole genome shotgun sequence, the DNA window tcattaccaggatggggtaccttagtagagaatttggggacattacccccataacagtgtcagcagcagatcctcgccgcaTAACAGTAtgtgatgaccacatttttttattttccttctctaaaaccagggtgcgtcttatagtccggtgcgtcttatagtccgaaaaatacggtatataacatataggaatagatccctctgtgtgtaatgactctatataatatgtctctctctttttgtattgaattactgaaataaattacttttttgagcatattctaatttattgagatgcacttgtatcattTAGATTTTTTGTATACTCATgtcatttttaaatgtttttactgtTTGTTCATTTGATGAGGTTTTTTTCGCTCTAATAAAGATGTACTTTGTATTTCTATCTTtatgtggtgatcccatttttatAGTACGCTTTTCTTTCTTCCATTATTTACCTTGTCTCTTTGGTACTACTGGAGATCACCATAATTGATTCCTGGGATGGTGCCCTCCGGTCTGTTTTGGTTCCaggcccaaacctgtcacaagtatCCAAACAACGGAAGACGTCCGTGACAATTTCTACATAAagctatttgctaatattattattattattattatacctactacatattgggctaggattctgaagatgggaatacccctttaaggttgaaggtagacttaagtctatCGAGTTTAACAAGTGAtcaaacctaacatgttgatccagagaaaggtaaaaaaaaaaaagcaacatgcgccagatagtaagctccacattaggggaaaaagatTCCCTCCCGACTCCACAAACGTCAATCAGACTAGATTCACAGAATCAAGTGGACATAACcagtaaaattatattttttaagaaaggcattcaggcctctcttaaattttagtaatgaatcaaccattacaacattatgtggcagagagttccatagtctcactgctcctacagtaaagaatctgtgtcCCTGATTATGAATAAATATCCTTTCATATAACTGTAGTGGATGCCccccaggcctaggtgtaaaaaggttATTAGAGATctctgtattgtcccctcatatatttgtacattgtaataagatggcCCCTAAgctttcatttttccaaactaaataaccccaacttTAATAACACATCTTGGTATTGCACTCCACCCATtcttttaataaccttggttgctattTTCTATACTAGCTCTATGTAAGGGGGCCCATTttgacctccaaagcaggtgtaattgtggattatgatgagttattggactgaaaaggtctCATATACTGTTCTTCACAAGGACCCTTTGATGGTCTGTGCCCACCAGTGGCCTTGGCTGTCTGCAGTGAAATCAGCTGTATGAATGGGGAGCCGGCCACTGCTGCATTCAATTGTTGTCATCCCTCAGAAGAGAGAAGTAATAGGTCTCTATGTGAAATCACTATGAAATAACTGGGATCGCAGCACAACTGTCATTTCTTAAGGAGTCACcatcattttatttattaatttattattattttcataaaTCAGTAGCACAAGTaagataagaaactttgtaatatgtctCAGAGATACCTGCTTTCTTCTCCtcgtggactgatctttcactctcaattcacagATATAATTTACACTAAGTGGCCAACAGTGCGCGGAAGCAAGATGCAGGAAATTCAATAAGAGACGTGCACCTTTCATTGAATTTGCCGTACCTTACGACTTCTATGTGTGCTGCCAGGAATATACTCCAGTCAGTGACTGGAGTACATTTCTAGCAAAAACAAAATTGCCACTTTTTTCACGTAAATTCTGATGAATTTGTCGGGCAGCCATGAGCATGCACCGCTCTGCCCAAGCTCTGTCCACATTCCTCCTACttggaaaaaacacaaaacatttgtGGAACTAAAAGTTGCATAAAACATTTGTGACATTTTAAGAATTTTGACATCAAAAATCTGTCAAAAACTCCTTGATGACTTTGAGTCCTATTGTGTACAGATTTTGCCATTACTGaactaggagatgacagttggtgctcatatgcTTCTATGGAAAGAGGGaaaagctggaggcagacacagatattctactgcaagttcACCTGTAGTGACAGACGATGTCACTGGTCTGTCGGTGATGTCACTTGACCTTTGACTTTGGTCCctttgtgatgtcatgtgacctaTAGAATGTGATCCCTTTGTGATGTCATAGAACAGTCATCAGAATGTTGCTGCAGCCTGAATATCGTCCAGTTGTTTTCATCACTTAGTGTGTGAAGGCGATTTTTACTTGCGCTTAGCAAATTTTAgtgttatataaaatataataccgAATAATAGAAGGCCTGTTAGAGGAGTAGTTCCAGGAGCCATCCGAGAGCGCTCCAGAgtggacaggaccttcctcagcccagaatttcatctatggagctgaatatggagagtttaaggaagagaaagagagagagcatagaagaggtgccaaaaaaaaggaaaatagaaacatcagagggtgataaagatggcaccaaccaaaaCCTTATCAAGGCTCCaaagagacctggaagcccgatacagcaGAGTATCGAGAGCAAGAGGAGAAGGGGACaagcgatgggggacaaagctgatgatgAATCCAGCGTCTCTCCCAAAGCTGAACCtgagctgaatatggagagtttgaggaagagaaagggagaaagcatagatgaggtgccaaaaaaaaggaGACCGGAAACATCAGAGGAtgaaaaagatggcaccaaccaaagccttatcaaggctgcaaaaagacctggaagcccgatacaagAGAGTATCGAGAGcaagaggaaaaggggagaagcgatgggggacaaagctgatgatggatccagtGGGTTCCCCAAAGCTGACACTGAGCAGCtgtcaggtgagtatagaaataagACCCCGAGAGCCAATAGCCCCAATGTAGTAATTGATGGGATTATGAACCTTTAGAATACCCCACCTATAATGATTTTTGTGCCTTTTCTCTTTGATTCTAATATTGTTCTACCCCATGTTGTAATTGCTATAGGAGGCCACATTAGAATTATATAGGAATAATACATCTTATTTCTCCTCTCTCCATCAGGGACAACCCCAGCTGAATCTCCCATCATTGTGACTGGActggagagcttcaccttccataaaCTCCTTGGAGAGGgcggatttggtaaagtaagtattaggaaTTGTGGTGACGTCTTCCTCATGCGTGATGTGGAGTAGTAATATGACCCTAGGAACATCACTGCTTCACATCTTCTCGTCACGTCTCATGGACGGGCCTTTCCTCCAGTTCTAATGCTTTGTATCCTCCAGGTCATGTTGGCCACACATAAGGCCTCCCAACAACAAGTGGCAGTGAAGATGGTGAAGAAGAGGCTGCTACTTAATATATCAAGAGACGAGATCCTGATAGAACGACAGGTCctggagatgactaggaagagtccattCATTACTCGGGCTTTTgccaccttccagtcccaggtaatCCCTCCATAAGTACTCCTATACGTACCCCTCTATAGTTACCCCTATatatatcacttgtaaggccacatctggaatatgggattaacttttgggctccacattttaaaaatgatgTTCAGAAGTTAGTctgttcaaaggcagcaactagattattgcaaggaatggacgactcccatatgatgagaggtggaaaagTTGGATTTTTTTAGCTTATAAAATAAGACTTCTCACAGGAGATCTCGTTTATATGTATGAATACAAAagactggaacatgacttattccttccaaagacattactaaggactaggggcactctctgtgagtggaagaaaggtaattacggcagctaaataggaaagggttctttacagttagagcattcACACTGCAATGCccaaccacaagaggtagcaatggctgACACTATCACAACTTTTATATCTGGACTCGATGATTTCcttagtgcacacaacattgtcggttataaatgatttagttacaaaatgtataattggtggaggaagtttgaactacatgaaccaaggtcttttttcaacctatgtagctatGTGAAAGGCTCACAATCTAACAGCTCTGAGATTTCTATATATTCTATGAATGCCTGTCCATATGGCCATGCAATGTTCTTCTAGGACATTACCATAGTATTACATGTATTAGAACATTACCACCAGTGACTCATATCTAGACTATACCAGTAACACCTATTATCTCCCCTGCTTTATCACAGGACTACTTATTCTACGTCATGGAATATCTCAGCAGAGGAGACCTTCTAGACATCATGTCAACCAATGGCCCATTTCCTATTTCAGCCACCAGGTAAGACAGAACATGGATATATGACTTAGGAAAGACTAACTGACGGATTTGCATTGCTATACTAACCCTAGCCCAAAAAAACACCTTTTCCAATTTCGTAAACTAAAATAAAACACAAAGACtgtgtgacattggatgtaaaaggccacaacaGCCCCGTTTATTAACAACAAACAATCAGTAACATATCATCCATAAacatagtaataactccataaaaccaccagcaaagggggggggggggggagtgaagAGTCcggttgtacatgattgcaacaccagctccaccacgtgctctcagccgcaccacaccagtTCAAGGACATCCAGCCGAGTGTGGCCCAAGCAATGTCCCGCTGGAACCCAGCCAAGCAGGGACCCAAATTAACATATTCTGCTGAGACTCAGCACaacagggacccaccttaaccaagtatACCACTGCACTACCAGGgttaacccgttcctgcactgggttacCCTCCGctttttgtgcaatccaccgacttcaaataccccctccTTTCTGCCACAGGGAGCTTGTATGATACCTTGTAAGTGCGAGTCCCGCCACCAAAGATCAACCAGGGCCTTCACTATGGCCTCCCAAGTACGCCAATATCTCAATGGCAATACCAAATGGGCTCAAATGAACTCCATTGAACCTCACAACTCACCAGATAGAGACTCCAAAACCCAGTGCCGCACCACTGCTCCGCCCATATGCACCGCACCATCAAAAACCCTGTGGTAGTTTTTTAAAAAACGTGCCCTGTCACCCAACTGTGCATACCTCCAGAACAAGTGAGCCACTATATACGACAACACGAGCACAATACCCGGGCGGGAAGACAAGGGCCCAAGGCAGACAAGCTTGATGTCCTGGATCAAGTCCCTGGACACCCTGGTCCAAGAACATCTCACCCATGTGTAGTACCAAAACATCCGGTGGTCCATCCAACCTACGTGATAGCACCAGTCCTCAAATACCCACTTCAGGGCCATTACCATACACTAAAGTTTCCCCTCCTCCCTGGCGACATTGAACTGCTGTCCATCAAGGCAAGCACTGGCCTGAAGGGAATTATTTAATTTTACCAACGTGCTAAAACGCCCCCACCCCAAAAGGGGAAGTTCCAAATACATAAAGTAACAGGACACACCTCCGACTTCGGGGTACAAACCAAACGACCCATATGCCACATAAAGTTTGCCA includes these proteins:
- the LOC142286371 gene encoding uncharacterized protein LOC142286371: MELNMESLRKRKRESIEEVPKKRKIETSEGDKDGTNQNLIKAPKRPGSPIQQSIESKRRRGQAMGDKADDESSVSPKAEPELNMESLRKRKGESIDEVPKKRRPETSEDEKDGTNQSLIKAAKRPGSPIQESIESKRKRGEAMGDKADDGSSGFPKADTEQLSGTTPAESPIIVTGLESFTFHKLLGEGGFGKVMLATHKASQQQVAVKMVKKRLLLNISRDEILIERQVLEMTRKSPFITRAFATFQSQDYLFYVMEYLSRGDLLDIMSTNGPFPISATRYML